In Asterias rubens chromosome 15, eAstRub1.3, whole genome shotgun sequence, a genomic segment contains:
- the LOC117300135 gene encoding probable assembly chaperone of rpl4, which yields MGGTSKVKGRRRSKRGSTRGDRKALTELPKEPKKNPQGKQSRRKSQDKETETQSKTNYSVRQLLSQATDCMDTFNYELAQKFLQRAIEVEPDNLQVLECSGNLLIEVGELEKAKQCFGRAITLSPDAGHSKYMYMGQLFEGDEAVEYFKTGIELMKKEKERQEKEPEAACADNKTTVVTNGDIASAYCSMAEVYLTDSCLAADAEERCKECLEKAIETDKDSAEAYQIMASYWLSKDDKEKAKKFIEQSLSLWLPKMKAIEEDELSSEGPTFDPLNPCSMTYQNRIGTAKILMELEMNEIAEEILEGLLQEDDQVIQVWYMLGLMNVEKKSVESKAPARFFLTMAKKLYLKLRCDDEPVLLHTEELLSVLGPGEGLDESWLKKQEESDSDVTEEDVLSSEDDSDDDEEKVMDRKRKGKEAEEEKMEH from the exons CTCTGACTGAGTTACCCAAGGAGCCCAAGAAGAATCCACAGGGCAAGCAAAGTAGGCGGAAGAGCCAGGATAAAGAAACTGAGACACAATCTAAAACTAATTACTCTGTCAGGCAGCTCTTATCACAG gcCACAGACTGCATGGACACATTTAACTATGAGCTGGCACAGAAGTTCCTCCAGAGGGCCATTGAGGTCGAACCAGACAATCTTCAGGTTCTAGAATGTTCCGGCAATCTCCTCATAGAAGTTGGCGAACTAGAGAAGGCAAAACAA TGTTTTGGACGTGCAATAACCCTGTCACCTGACGCTGGTCACtctaagtacatgtatatgggtcaACTATTTGAAGGGGATGAAGCCGTGGAGTACTTCAAGACCGGGATTGAACTCATGAAGAAAGAGAAGGAGAGACAAGAGAAGGAG CCTGAAGCAGCATGTGCCGACAATAAAACAACAGTTGTAACAAATGGAGATATAGCTAGTGCCTACTGCTCCATGGCGGAAGTCTACCTCACAGATTCATG TCTTGCGGCAGATGCAGAGGAACGCTGCAAAGAGTGTTTGGAGAAGGCCATTGAGACTGATAAAGACAGCGCAGAGGCGTATCAAATCATGGCTAGCTACTGGCTGAGCAAAGACGATAAAGAG AAAGCCAAGAAGTTTATCGAGCAGAGTCTATCCCTATGGTTACCCAAGATGAAAGCTATTGAAGAGGACGAGTTGAGCTCAGAAGGACCGACCTTTGACCCCTTGAACCCTTGTTCAATGACCTATCAGAATAGAATCGGTACAGCCAAGATTCTGATGGAGTTGGAGATGAATGAG ATTGCAGAAGAGATTCTGGAAGGCCTCTTGCAGGAAGATGATCAAGTTATTCAGGTCTGGTACATGCTGGGTCTGATGAACGTTGAGAAGAAATCAGTGGAAAGTAAAGCGCCTGCAAGATTCTTCCTCACGATGGCCAAGAAG TTGTATCTCAAGTTGAGATGTGATGATGAGCCGGTGTTACTTCACACTGAGGAGCTTCTCTCCGTCTTAGGACCAGGCGAGGGTCTCGATGAATCTTGGCTCAAGAAACAGGAGGAGTCAGACAGTGATGTAACAGAGGAGGATGTCCTGAGTAGTGAGGATGATTCAGACGATGATGAGGAGAAAGTGATGGACAGGAAGAGGAAAGGGAAGGAGGCGGAAGAGGAGAAGATGGAGCATTAG